A portion of the Coturnix japonica isolate 7356 chromosome 4, Coturnix japonica 2.1, whole genome shotgun sequence genome contains these proteins:
- the LPAR4 gene encoding lysophosphatidic acid receptor 4: MGNHSNNHTCLTDDSFKYNLYGAVYSVVFILGLITNCASLFVFCCRMKMRSETAIFMTNLAVSDLLFVFTLPFKIFYNFNRHWPFGDSLCKISGTAFLTNIYGSMLFLTCISVDRFLAIVYPFRSRTIRTRRNSAIVCAGVWILVLSGGISASLFSTTNVSNTSTTCFEGFSKRIWKTYLSKITIFIEVVGFIIPLLLNLTCSSLVLRTLRKPATLSQIGTNKEKVLKMIIVHVAIFVVCFVPYNSILFLYALVRSQAIANCSLERFARTMYPITLCIATMNCCFDPFIYYFTSESFQKSFNIKTQIKMDSLFKTETPLTKTALPAQQDEISDQAITNGGDPTSESHF, translated from the coding sequence ATGGGAAACCACAGCAACAACCATACCTGTTTGACAGATGATTCCTTTAAGTACAACTTGTATGGAGCCGTGTACAGCGTGGTCTTCATCCTCGGTTTGATCACTAACTGTGCttccctctttgttttctgctgccgGATGAAGATGCGGAGTGAAACAGCCATCTTCATGACAAACCTGGCGGTTTCAGATCTGCTATTTGTGTTCactttgccttttaaaattttttacAACTTTAACAGACATTGGCCTTTCGGAGATAGCCTTTGCAAGATTTCTGGGACGGCATTTCTCACCAATATCTATGGGAGCATGCTGTTCCTCACTTGCATCAGTGTAGACCGTTTCCTTGCAATAGTCTACCCGTTCCGGTCTCGTACCATTAGGACCAGAAGAAATTCAGCCATAGTCTGTGCTGGCGTTTGGATACTGGTCCTCAGCGGTGGAATCTCAGCCTCGTTGTTCTCCACAACCAACGTTTCCAACACCAGCACCACCTGCTTTGAAGGCTTTTCCAAACGTATCTGGAAAACCTATTTGTCTAAGATCACTATATTTATTGAGGTGGTGGGGTTCATCATTCCTTTGCTACTCAACCTCACCTGTTCCTCCTTAGTTCTCAGGACTCTTCGCAAACCTGCCACGTTGTCTCAGATCGggacaaacaaagaaaaagtattgAAGATGATCATTGTGCACGTGGCCATTTTTGTTGTGTGCTTCGTGCCTTATAACTCCATACTCTTCTTGTACGCTCTCGTGCGGTCCCAGGCGATAGCAAACTGTTCCTTGGAGAGGTTTGCACGGACAATGTACCCAATCACATTGTGCATTGCAACCATGAACTGCTGCTTTGACCCATTCATCTATTACTTCACATCAGAATCCTTCCAGAAATCTTTCAACATAAAGACACAGATAAAAATGGACTCCCTTTTCAAGACTGAGACCCCTCTAACAAAGACCGCTCtaccagcacagcaggatgaaATAAGTGACCAGGCCATTACAAACGGGGGAGATCCAACATCTGAATCACATTTCTAG